The following proteins come from a genomic window of Helicobacter sp. MIT 99-5507:
- the pheS gene encoding phenylalanine--tRNA ligase subunit alpha, translating into MEWLNEILNEISKCSQTKDLELLRLKVFGKKGLLTNEFSNLKNISDDSKKQVAKELNDIKQKIESILTTKKSELEEFELNQKIESQKIDVSLFNSSLSPMYGHPINIIFDKIIDYFVGMDFSLKYGPLVEDDFHSFEALNLPKFHPARDMQDTFYFNDSMLLRPHTSPVQIRTMEEGKLPIRIISPGAVFRRDYDMTHSPMFHQVEALVVDKDKEVNFANLKYILEDFLTYMFGDIKIRFRSSFFPFTEPSAEVDISCVFCKGAGCRVCSNTGWLEVLGCGVVDNNVFKAVGLKDVSGYAFGLGVERFAMLSYGVNDLRSFFETDLRLLEQF; encoded by the coding sequence TTGGAATGGTTAAATGAAATACTAAATGAAATAAGCAAGTGTAGCCAAACTAAAGATTTAGAATTATTACGATTAAAGGTATTTGGAAAAAAAGGACTTCTTACAAATGAATTTAGTAATCTAAAAAATATTAGCGATGATTCTAAAAAACAGGTGGCAAAAGAGTTAAATGATATTAAGCAAAAAATAGAATCTATACTAACTACTAAAAAAAGCGAATTAGAAGAATTTGAATTAAATCAAAAAATAGAATCTCAAAAAATAGATGTGAGTTTGTTTAACTCTAGTTTATCTCCTATGTATGGACATCCTATAAATATCATATTTGATAAGATTATTGATTATTTTGTTGGCATGGATTTTTCTTTGAAATATGGTCCGCTAGTAGAAGATGATTTTCATAGTTTTGAGGCGCTAAATCTTCCAAAGTTTCATCCTGCAAGAGATATGCAAGATACATTTTATTTTAATGATTCTATGCTACTTCGTCCGCATACTTCACCTGTGCAGATTCGAACAATGGAAGAAGGAAAATTGCCAATTAGGATAATAAGCCCAGGTGCTGTATTTAGGCGAGATTATGATATGACGCATTCGCCTATGTTTCATCAAGTTGAAGCACTTGTTGTAGATAAAGATAAAGAAGTCAATTTTGCAAACTTAAAATACATATTAGAAGATTTTTTAACTTATATGTTTGGAGATATCAAGATTAGATTCCGCTCTAGCTTTTTTCCATTTACTGAACCAAGTGCTGAAGTGGATATTAGCTGTGTATTTTGTAAAGGTGCAGGTTGTAGAGTATGTTCAAATACAGGTTGGCTTGAAGTGCTAGGATGTGGCGTTGTAGATAATAATGTATTTAAGGCAGTTGGACTTAAAGATGTAAGTGGATATGCCTTTGGTCTTGGAGTGGAACGTTTTGCAATGCTAAGTTATGGAGTGAATGATTTAAGATCATTTTTTGAAACAGACTTAAGATTATTGGAGCAGTTTTAA
- a CDS encoding outer membrane family protein: protein MKYIIFSIIASMALNAHESNIKQDVQGTQSLENLLLLPPLTLDSIENNDTKENENKDSTKQYGFAGHVGLFNKTNLGKTKDNYNAFSASLDLTYSLQNTLFFGLGIHIITPLYEYPKYNAINNYIDTRFLTNKAYINYKVDNFFDVTAGRYHEDRDWLKHYVQGVSIDAQYNSFEVWANFVDEQAHANREHVSNFDIYKNAYNDEFLWAAGLNVNIPYITIAPYYYAMNKFFWSVGGKVESKLVKKEGFSYVTTLHYTYLNSKTNNITNDHSHDHSHSNLAGDSSIIWFDQEINYSFNNGSLLFGGGYMQVWKSYFELASMGNMSRFETHSHQEYDVIEPGGIDNGINTSNMFNANTRTFYGFVGTEINKVALMALLRNSKGDGITQNSYSLGFRWNVTLGVNIGGIGAYMIENKRNLSFLKGYVEFRI, encoded by the coding sequence ATGAAATATATAATATTTAGCATTATTGCTTCTATGGCACTAAATGCACACGAATCAAACATAAAACAAGATGTGCAAGGTACGCAATCTTTAGAAAATCTACTCTTGCTCCCACCACTAACACTAGATAGTATAGAAAATAATGATACAAAAGAAAATGAGAATAAAGATAGCACAAAACAATATGGTTTTGCTGGACATGTTGGTCTTTTTAATAAAACAAATCTAGGAAAAACAAAAGATAATTATAATGCCTTTAGTGCGTCACTAGATCTTACATATAGTTTGCAAAATACACTATTTTTTGGTCTTGGCATACATATTATCACCCCTCTTTATGAATATCCAAAATACAATGCTATTAATAATTATATAGATACAAGATTCCTCACAAATAAAGCATATATAAATTATAAAGTGGATAATTTTTTTGATGTAACAGCGGGTAGATATCATGAGGATAGAGATTGGCTAAAGCATTATGTGCAAGGCGTTAGCATTGATGCGCAATATAATTCATTTGAAGTGTGGGCAAATTTTGTTGATGAGCAAGCTCATGCAAATAGAGAACATGTAAGTAATTTTGATATATATAAAAATGCATATAATGATGAATTTTTATGGGCAGCTGGGCTTAATGTAAATATTCCATATATAACAATAGCACCTTATTATTATGCTATGAATAAATTCTTTTGGAGTGTGGGTGGAAAGGTAGAATCTAAATTAGTAAAAAAAGAAGGTTTTAGCTATGTTACGACATTGCATTATACATATTTAAATTCAAAGACAAATAACATAACAAACGATCACTCTCATGATCATTCACATTCAAATTTAGCTGGGGATAGCTCTATAATATGGTTTGATCAAGAAATAAATTATTCATTTAACAATGGCTCATTATTATTTGGTGGTGGTTACATGCAAGTATGGAAATCATATTTTGAATTGGCAAGTATGGGGAATATGTCAAGATTTGAAACACATAGCCATCAAGAATATGATGTAATAGAACCTGGTGGAATTGATAATGGAATAAATACTTCAAATATGTTTAATGCAAATACAAGAACATTTTATGGATTTGTTGGCACAGAAATAAACAAAGTCGCTCTAATGGCACTTCTTAGAAATTCTAAAGGAGATGGAATAACTCAAAATTCTTATTCACTAGGTTTTAGGTGGAATGTCACACTTGGAGTAAATATTGGTGGAATTGGTGCTTATATGATTGAAAACAAAAGAAATCTAAGCTTTTTAAAAGGATATGTAGAATTTAGAATCTAG
- a CDS encoding ankyrin repeat domain-containing protein, whose product MIRLPSLFFVAFIAVFSHAFDIFEAIENNSTQDVRTAIDNGVDVNIKDKDGMTPLIHAIFENDLDIAELLLDSGADANLVAPELPIFIAISLGNVDMVEMLIDKGAVWQDIRDSNGKTPLMIASLLDSSDMFEYILRLGSDINAQDNEGRNALMYACDAQKNKHVLLLIASGIDVNAVDYHGNTALMFAVVDTPNSETIVKMLLDAGADKNIENSDGDTALDIAKQNNASKVIALLSKDSNGATNKHANNDIDIDDLPTFYEIIRSGDYKTFNQYIKLGVDINGRANGDDTPLIVAAANGQLQMTKDLVSLGADIEAQNDISATPLVLASFHGYKEIVKFLLDSGADVNAVGKEDNWSALMSAASNGDVEIAQMLLDAGADKNIENSDGDIALDIAKRDGSTKVVELLSDGKVQSSFNKESFRSAVINGDLETLKQFLDDGVDVDTLIHYDDANSTPLLVASQLGYVNLVELLIDRKANLDFINNNGDSPLIMAAYKGKKWVVSLLIEAGAKIDIRDRASSATPLMIASYQNYYDIVDMLIDSKADINAVDMEGWTSLMSAAAAGNLDIIELLIDSAADVNLVNGDGDSALDIAKDKAYDMIKNAGGKPAREISRF is encoded by the coding sequence ATGATTAGGCTACCAAGTTTATTTTTTGTTGCTTTTATAGCTGTTTTTAGTCATGCTTTTGATATTTTTGAAGCAATAGAAAATAATTCTACACAAGATGTAAGAACTGCAATTGACAATGGTGTAGATGTCAATATAAAAGACAAAGATGGAATGACCCCATTGATACATGCAATATTTGAAAATGATTTAGATATAGCCGAGTTATTGCTAGATTCCGGTGCAGATGCTAATCTTGTTGCACCGGAATTGCCTATATTTATAGCTATTTCATTGGGCAATGTTGATATGGTTGAGATGTTGATAGATAAGGGTGCAGTATGGCAAGATATAAGAGATTCTAATGGCAAAACGCCTTTGATGATTGCATCTTTGCTTGATTCTTCGGATATGTTTGAATATATTCTTAGATTAGGTAGTGATATTAATGCACAAGATAATGAGGGTAGAAATGCATTGATGTATGCTTGCGATGCTCAAAAAAATAAACATGTTTTATTGCTAATAGCTTCTGGTATAGATGTAAATGCAGTTGATTATCATGGCAATACGGCACTTATGTTTGCGGTAGTAGATACTCCAAATAGTGAAACAATAGTAAAAATGTTACTTGATGCTGGAGCAGATAAAAATATAGAAAATAGTGATGGTGATACTGCACTTGATATCGCAAAACAAAATAATGCAAGTAAAGTTATTGCTTTGCTTTCTAAAGATTCTAATGGTGCAACTAATAAACACGCAAACAATGACATAGATATAGATGATTTACCTACTTTTTATGAAATCATTAGAAGTGGTGATTATAAAACTTTTAATCAATACATAAAACTTGGTGTTGATATAAATGGTAGAGCAAATGGTGATGATACTCCACTTATTGTTGCAGCAGCAAATGGACAATTACAAATGACAAAAGATTTAGTTTCACTTGGTGCTGATATTGAAGCTCAAAATGATATTAGTGCTACTCCATTAGTCCTTGCTTCTTTTCATGGATATAAAGAAATAGTGAAGTTTTTATTAGATTCTGGTGCAGATGTAAATGCAGTTGGCAAAGAAGATAATTGGAGTGCATTAATGTCTGCTGCTTCAAATGGCGATGTTGAAATTGCACAAATGTTACTTGATGCTGGAGCAGATAAAAATATAGAAAATAGTGATGGTGATATTGCACTTGATATCGCAAAAAGAGATGGTAGCACTAAAGTAGTAGAATTATTATCAGATGGTAAGGTTCAATCAAGTTTCAATAAAGAATCTTTTAGATCGGCTGTTATTAATGGAGATTTAGAGACATTAAAACAATTTTTAGATGATGGAGTAGATGTAGATACTCTTATACATTATGATGATGCAAATAGCACACCTCTTCTTGTTGCAAGCCAGCTTGGTTATGTGAATTTAGTAGAATTATTAATTGATAGAAAAGCAAATCTTGATTTTATAAATAATAATGGTGATAGCCCACTTATCATGGCTGCATACAAAGGTAAAAAATGGGTAGTCTCTTTATTAATAGAAGCTGGTGCAAAAATAGACATAAGAGATAGAGCATCATCTGCTACGCCGCTAATGATTGCATCATATCAAAATTATTATGACATTGTTGATATGCTAATAGATTCCAAAGCAGATATAAATGCAGTTGATATGGAGGGTTGGACTTCTTTGATGTCTGCTGCTGCAGCTGGAAATTTGGATATTATAGAATTACTAATAGATTCTGCTGCAGATGTAAATTTGGTAAATGGCGATGGCGATTCTGCACTTGATATCGCAAAAGATAAAGCATATGATATGATAAAAAATGCAGGTGGCAAGCCAGCTAGAGAGATATCTAGATTCTAA
- a CDS encoding TonB family protein, translated as MKRNRVFLIALIVSIILHIATFLFFSFLFAKVDDKINEDKKVKLAFKRGGDIAKSDSTLKENTPITKPPLPPIQSQPAQNPQPMPAENKNLKQENSKPKDSQEIKEQTLPRSYDLSKLEVFDKNINSSIQQSQRANSIQADIARKLQNIPQETQNEIMQLYGDELGDYGEAEQDFIINNLRDIGRITQYYLSKRGYPPDAGYLGQQGTNAVEFYLYPNGDISDLKIIQDSRSMILDKNTMTIIQIAYKDYPHPTTKTKIRIFVKYYIW; from the coding sequence ATGAAACGAAATAGGGTATTTTTAATTGCATTGATTGTTTCTATAATCCTGCATATTGCTACCTTTCTTTTCTTTTCTTTTCTTTTTGCCAAGGTTGATGATAAAATAAATGAGGATAAAAAAGTAAAGCTTGCTTTTAAAAGAGGTGGAGACATAGCCAAAAGCGATAGCACACTAAAAGAAAATACACCCATAACAAAACCTCCACTTCCACCGATACAATCACAACCTGCGCAAAATCCACAGCCAATGCCAGCAGAAAATAAAAATTTAAAACAAGAAAATAGTAAGCCAAAAGATTCTCAAGAAATAAAAGAGCAAACTTTGCCTAGAAGCTATGATCTCTCTAAACTCGAAGTATTTGATAAAAATATCAATTCAAGTATTCAACAAAGTCAAAGAGCCAATAGCATACAAGCAGATATTGCAAGAAAATTGCAAAATATTCCACAAGAGACGCAAAATGAAATAATGCAACTTTATGGAGATGAGCTTGGAGATTATGGCGAAGCAGAACAAGATTTTATTATCAATAATTTAAGAGATATTGGGCGGATTACTCAATATTATCTAAGCAAAAGAGGTTATCCGCCAGATGCAGGATATTTAGGACAACAAGGGACTAATGCTGTTGAGTTTTATTTGTATCCAAATGGTGATATTAGTGACTTAAAAATAATACAAGATTCTAGATCTATGATACTTGATAAAAATACTATGACTATAATACAAATAGCCTACAAAGACTATCCACATCCAACAACAAAAACAAAAATTAGAATATTTGTGAAATATTATATTTGGTAG
- the fliN gene encoding flagellar motor switch protein FliN, producing MAKDDILDDRLVHNPKDIELAKYLQEMMENYSGLLDMDITFKSELGRTKVSIAEILKFDKGTVIDLQKPAGESVEVFVNDRIIGKGEVMVYEKSLAIRINEILDSNAIIYYLTKDKS from the coding sequence ATGGCTAAAGATGATATCTTAGATGATAGATTGGTGCATAATCCAAAGGATATTGAATTAGCAAAATATCTTCAAGAGATGATGGAGAATTATTCAGGTCTTCTTGATATGGATATCACTTTTAAATCCGAGTTAGGCAGGACAAAAGTAAGTATTGCAGAGATTTTAAAATTTGATAAAGGAACCGTTATTGATTTGCAAAAACCAGCAGGAGAGAGTGTAGAGGTATTTGTAAATGATAGAATAATTGGCAAGGGTGAAGTAATGGTGTATGAAAAAAGCCTTGCAATTAGGATAAATGAAATCTTAGATTCTAATGCAATAATTTATTATCTAACAAAAGACAAATCATAG
- a CDS encoding chemotaxis protein CheX, translated as MEILQKALLCAIKDTLNVSMIEDKIPLKRAFVSKIRLDSRTFYIATNKALLLKFALDFLNEENPSNDTLIDISKEMANIAIGKAKVLYEESGIVLKLGIPEFIGNKIINNYNKCIGYKSQNMRCSIYEI; from the coding sequence GTGGAAATATTGCAAAAAGCACTTTTATGCGCTATAAAAGACACTCTTAATGTTTCTATGATAGAAGATAAGATTCCTTTAAAGAGGGCATTTGTATCAAAAATAAGATTGGATTCTAGGACTTTTTATATTGCTACAAATAAAGCATTGTTATTAAAATTTGCTCTTGATTTTTTAAATGAAGAAAACCCAAGCAATGATACTTTGATTGATATTTCAAAAGAAATGGCAAATATAGCTATTGGTAAAGCAAAAGTATTATATGAGGAAAGTGGTATTGTTTTAAAGCTTGGGATTCCAGAATTTATTGGAAATAAAATAATTAATAATTACAATAAATGTATTGGATATAAAAGTCAAAATATGCGATGTAGTATATATGAAATTTAA
- the nth gene encoding endonuclease III: MYKNIESIFVDKYKNAKTELKYNNLYELLICVILSAQCTDKRVNLITPALFKKYPDVQALSNASLDDVKKLISTCSFFNNKAKNIINLAKAVISEFDGKIPLNRDKLKSLSGVGQKTANVVLLEYNNENLMAVDTHVFRVSHRLGLSKAKNVENTEKDLNKIFKQNRHILHQGFVLFGRYICKALNPQCFDCFVYDFCSYKDKLKK, from the coding sequence ATATATAAAAACATAGAATCTATTTTTGTTGATAAATATAAAAATGCAAAAACAGAATTAAAATACAATAATTTATATGAATTATTAATTTGTGTTATTTTATCAGCACAATGCACCGATAAACGCGTAAATCTAATCACTCCAGCTTTATTTAAAAAATATCCAGATGTGCAAGCTTTATCAAATGCTTCACTTGATGATGTAAAAAAGCTTATTTCTACTTGCTCATTTTTTAATAATAAAGCAAAAAATATAATCAATCTTGCAAAGGCAGTAATAAGCGAATTTGATGGCAAGATTCCGCTAAATAGAGATAAATTAAAATCACTATCAGGGGTTGGTCAAAAGACTGCAAATGTTGTTTTGTTAGAATACAATAATGAGAATCTTATGGCAGTTGATACGCATGTATTTAGAGTATCACATCGTTTAGGTTTAAGTAAAGCAAAAAATGTAGAAAATACAGAAAAAGATTTAAATAAAATATTTAAACAAAACAGGCATATTTTGCATCAAGGTTTTGTATTGTTTGGTAGGTATATTTGTAAAGCATTAAATCCTCAATGTTTTGATTGTTTTGTTTATGATTTTTGTTCGTATAAAGATAAATTAAAAAAATAA
- a CDS encoding FeoA family protein, with protein sequence MTLADIKQDKTYLINKINTDDNILRERFVALGICVGTSVRLLERSIDRATIAIMTNNTRIALRVSEAREVSIREIA encoded by the coding sequence TTGACTCTAGCAGATATAAAACAAGATAAAACTTATCTTATAAATAAAATCAATACAGATGATAATATATTAAGAGAAAGATTTGTTGCACTAGGTATTTGTGTGGGCACTTCTGTGCGTTTGCTTGAACGTTCAATCGATAGGGCTACAATAGCAATTATGACAAATAATACAAGAATAGCTTTGCGTGTGAGTGAGGCTAGAGAGGTTAGCATTAGGGAGATTGCTTGA
- a CDS encoding uracil-DNA glycosylase family protein, with translation MLVKALLLKQLYIRRLIGENYCENIDINLKKDAIFKSSNLDDVIKNCHLCDLSKASKEKILGLSGGVNSIVFVTLKPILPFSASEIMIKNIAKNVFNEDSYSSFSMIKCNTNVNITDKYMYICKEYLKSQIDALNPRIIILFGEIVARHILQTEEKLENLRGRILESKNLLNKQKDFIVTYAINDLLKNPSLKPLAFDDFKIAKEFLK, from the coding sequence ATGTTAGTAAAAGCATTATTATTAAAACAACTCTATATTCGGCGACTTATAGGCGAAAATTATTGTGAAAATATTGATATAAATTTAAAAAAAGATGCGATATTTAAATCAAGTAATTTAGATGATGTGATAAAAAATTGCCATTTATGTGATTTATCAAAAGCTTCAAAAGAAAAGATTCTAGGTTTAAGTGGTGGAGTAAATAGTATAGTTTTTGTTACATTAAAGCCAATATTGCCATTTAGCGCAAGTGAGATAATGATAAAAAATATAGCAAAAAATGTATTTAATGAAGATTCTTATAGTTCATTTTCTATGATAAAATGCAATACAAATGTAAATATCACTGATAAATATATGTATATATGCAAAGAATATCTAAAATCACAAATAGATGCACTCAATCCAAGAATTATTATTTTATTTGGTGAAATTGTAGCTAGGCATATTTTGCAAACAGAAGAAAAACTAGAAAACCTAAGAGGCAGAATCTTAGAGAGCAAAAATCTTTTAAATAAGCAAAAGGATTTTATAGTAACATACGCTATCAATGATTTGCTAAAAAATCCATCATTAAAACCTCTTGCATTTGATGATTTTAAAATAGCAAAGGAATTTTTAAAATAA
- the der gene encoding ribosome biogenesis GTPase Der has translation MNKIIILGKPNVGKSSLFNCFFKERIAITSDISGTTRDINIKSIIINDIEALLCDTAGIVQKEEGFFIDIKQKVLSFVNDNDIVLYVIDGSQGIDDYDIKLFRKLKNATLVINKIDKKKDGLNTWEYGIFGTKNIFFISSLHNKGLHSLKEFVSQKLNNAINQDPILEDCIQDSNKIINIGIIGRVNVGKSSILNALLNKERSVVSDIAGTTIDPVDDKIEYKDKILNFVDTAGIRQRSKIEGIEKYALDRTKKILEISNIVLLILDSSMPFVDLDEKISGLSDKYNLGIIIVLNKWDIRYSEFQEIQKEIKRKFAYLSYAPIITASATNKRHINDIKDMILEVYENYNRRIPTALLNSTIKDATIRHPIPSDKGKMVKIYYATQIRNAPPEIVLVMNKPKSLHFSYKRYLINYLRKSFNFKGSPILISPKAKSSKFNDKENKPESVVES, from the coding sequence ATGAATAAAATCATCATACTAGGCAAACCAAATGTCGGTAAAAGCTCGTTGTTTAATTGCTTTTTTAAAGAGAGAATCGCGATTACTTCTGATATAAGCGGAACAACAAGAGATATAAATATTAAATCAATTATCATAAATGATATAGAAGCATTATTGTGTGATACTGCAGGGATAGTGCAAAAAGAAGAGGGTTTTTTTATTGATATTAAGCAAAAGGTTTTATCCTTTGTTAATGATAATGATATAGTGCTTTATGTCATAGATGGAAGCCAAGGAATTGATGATTATGATATAAAACTTTTTAGAAAACTAAAAAATGCCACATTAGTCATCAATAAAATTGATAAGAAAAAAGATGGACTAAATACATGGGAATATGGAATCTTTGGCACAAAAAATATATTTTTTATATCTAGTTTGCATAATAAAGGATTGCATAGTTTAAAAGAGTTTGTATCACAAAAGCTAAACAATGCAATAAATCAAGACCCAATACTAGAAGATTGCATACAAGATTCTAATAAAATTATAAATATTGGCATCATTGGTAGAGTAAATGTAGGCAAAAGCTCGATTTTAAATGCTTTACTAAATAAAGAACGTTCAGTTGTAAGCGATATTGCAGGCACTACCATAGATCCAGTAGATGACAAAATAGAATACAAAGATAAGATTCTAAATTTTGTTGATACAGCAGGTATAAGGCAGAGATCAAAAATCGAGGGTATAGAAAAATACGCACTAGATAGGACAAAAAAGATTCTTGAAATTAGCAATATCGTTTTGCTTATACTCGATAGCTCAATGCCATTTGTAGATTTAGATGAAAAGATAAGCGGACTTAGTGATAAATACAATCTAGGAATTATCATCGTTTTAAATAAATGGGATATAAGATATAGTGAATTTCAAGAAATACAAAAAGAAATAAAAAGAAAATTTGCATATCTAAGCTATGCGCCAATTATCACTGCAAGTGCTACAAATAAAAGACATATAAATGATATTAAAGATATGATTTTAGAAGTTTATGAAAATTATAATAGGCGAATACCAACAGCATTGCTTAATTCTACAATAAAAGATGCAACGATAAGACATCCTATTCCAAGCGATAAAGGGAAAATGGTAAAAATTTATTATGCCACACAAATAAGAAATGCACCGCCTGAAATTGTATTAGTGATGAATAAACCAAAATCCTTGCATTTTAGTTATAAAAGATATTTGATAAATTATTTAAGAAAATCATTTAATTTTAAGGGTAGTCCAATTTTAATAAGCCCTAAAGCAAAATCATCAAAGTTTAATGACAAAGAAAACAAGCCAGAATCCGTAGTGGAATCTTAA
- the ccoG gene encoding cytochrome c oxidase accessory protein CcoG yields MKDLNIYFRQKRYIMYIITTIIIMGLPFININGNQVFLLSFDKKQLHILGVVFDMQELYLMPFLLIMLFVGIFLLTTLAGRAWCGWACPHTIFRVIYRDIIETKILGLRKSIENKQKQPDLSSFQNKIKKAIGIFIWAILSFIAASNFLFYFVPPSDFFAYLSDFNNHKILLGFIIAITTFLTLEIIFVQENFCIYVCPYCRVQSVLYDNDTKTIIYDTKRGSKIYDNNGIALSKNEINGECISCHKCVRVCPTHIDIRKGLQLECINCLECADACSSVMEKLNKVSLIRWSSINSIDNNSKIKYFRGKTIGYILVLLIALSIAVSLSLNKSTMLLNINRSTESYKILENGEIENHYLMLFQNTDNKAHTFYFRILDNDDIKIRLPKEGFEIKAGKKMRKRVYLYTLENHNTESSDKIIPITIEAYAVDDENIKIIQKSIFVYPQK; encoded by the coding sequence ATGAAAGATTTAAATATTTATTTTAGACAAAAACGATATATAATGTATATCATTACAACAATTATTATAATGGGATTGCCATTTATAAACATCAATGGAAATCAAGTTTTCTTACTATCATTTGATAAAAAACAACTCCATATATTAGGTGTTGTTTTTGATATGCAAGAATTATATTTAATGCCATTTTTGCTTATTATGCTTTTTGTTGGTATTTTTTTACTTACAACCTTAGCAGGTCGTGCATGGTGTGGCTGGGCTTGTCCGCATACAATTTTTAGAGTAATTTATAGAGATATTATTGAAACAAAGATTCTAGGTTTAAGAAAATCAATTGAAAATAAACAAAAACAGCCTGATTTAAGCTCATTTCAAAATAAGATAAAAAAAGCTATAGGAATTTTTATTTGGGCAATTTTGTCATTTATTGCTGCATCAAATTTTTTATTTTATTTTGTGCCACCAAGCGATTTTTTTGCTTATCTTAGTGATTTTAATAATCACAAAATATTACTAGGCTTTATCATCGCGATTACCACATTTCTTACGCTAGAAATCATTTTTGTTCAAGAAAATTTTTGTATTTATGTATGCCCTTATTGCAGAGTGCAATCTGTTTTATATGACAATGACACAAAAACTATTATCTATGACACAAAACGTGGCTCAAAAATCTATGACAATAATGGTATAGCTTTAAGCAAAAATGAAATTAATGGAGAGTGCATAAGTTGTCATAAATGCGTGAGAGTATGCCCAACACATATTGATATAAGAAAAGGACTTCAACTTGAGTGCATAAACTGCCTTGAATGTGCTGATGCTTGCAGTAGCGTGATGGAAAAATTAAATAAAGTATCACTTATTAGATGGAGCAGTATAAATAGCATAGATAATAACTCAAAAATAAAATACTTTAGAGGAAAAACAATAGGATATATATTAGTTTTACTCATTGCGCTATCTATTGCAGTATCTCTATCATTAAATAAATCTACAATGCTACTTAATATCAATCGCTCAACTGAAAGCTATAAGATTCTAGAAAATGGCGAAATAGAAAATCACTATTTGATGTTATTTCAAAACACAGATAATAAAGCGCATACATTTTATTTTAGAATCCTAGATAATGATGATATAAAAATAAGACTACCAAAAGAAGGTTTTGAGATAAAAGCGGGTAAAAAAATGCGAAAAAGAGTATATTTATACACTTTAGAAAATCACAATACAGAATCTAGCGATAAAATCATACCAATTACAATTGAGGCATATGCAGTTGATGATGAAAATATAAAAATTATACAAAAGAGTATCTTTGTATATCCACAAAAATAG